Proteins found in one Eriocheir sinensis breed Jianghai 21 chromosome 14, ASM2467909v1, whole genome shotgun sequence genomic segment:
- the LOC126998352 gene encoding uncharacterized protein LOC126998352 isoform X6, which yields MWTSHMEVLKKVMQTLRHKRWSLSLDKDGRKDKVNASKDKGGATFDGTSKITSKKVSQDPSKGAMKKYTKAKTKESKKIKDKGENIVKKSIEIEDNTKDDQVTSCLLSCSECPFRALSASVMTQHKYKHSLGKPYKCPYCHVRHSVEELHIAHQKRIHPKSEVVVNKCINAGLGESEGSINSSSWTSECVSLSSCPSSIQQTCKNYKVAPSETPLTSACTEANDSNIAKVIPENYMSAVQTELTLQSLRQTKSKPLILPSPDCRILSALLQSPSRTQKTGKRHRDCIPHEDENTKRHCLRQSSTSTTVNISETSSETTHQKSVIGLKRNLRPRKR from the exons AGATGGAGTCTTTCACTAGACAAAGATGGCAGAAAGGACAAAGTGAATGCTAGTAAAGACAAAGGAGGAGCCACTTTTGATGGCACATCTAAGATTACAAGCAAAAAG GTTTCTCAAGACCCCAGTAAAGGTGCCATGAAGAAGTATACAAAAGCAAAGACCAAAGAAtcaaagaaaattaaagataaaGGTGAAAATATTGTAAAGAAATCAATAGAGATTGAAGATAATACAAAAGATGACCAAGTAACAAGTTGTTTATTATCTTGCTCAGAGTGCCCATTCAGAGCACTTTCAGCATCAGTGATGACTCAACATAAATACAAACATTCTCTTGGAAAGCCATACAAATGCCCCTACTGCCATGTTCGACACTCAGTGGAAGAACTCCACATTGCACACCAGAAACGAATTCATCCCAAATCAGAGGTTGTCGTCAATAAGTGTATCAATGCGGGACTTGGAGAGTCTGAGGGAAGCATAAACTCATCTTCGTGGACATCAGAATGTGTTTCTCTTTCATCCTGCCCATCAAGTATCCAACAAACCTGCAAAAATTATAAAGTTGCCCCATCAGAGACACCACTAACAAGTGCTTGCACTGAAGCAAATGACTCTAATATTGCAAAAGTTATCCCTGAGAACTACATGTCTGCAGTACAAACAGAACTCACACTGCAATCCCTGAGACAGACAAAATCAAAACCACTCATTTTGCCATCACCAGATTGTCGTATTCTATCAGCCTTGTTACAATCACCAAGTAGAACTCAGAAAACTGGCAAAAGACACAGGGATTGCATTCCACATGAAGATGAAAATACTAAACGGCATTGCTTACGGCAGTCATCCACTTCTACAACAGTGAATATTTCTGAAACTAGTTCAGAAACTACTCACCAAAAAAGTGTCATTGGACTCAAAAGGAACCTCAGACCCAGGAAGAGATAG
- the LOC126998352 gene encoding zinc finger and BTB domain-containing protein 24-like isoform X3, with protein MWTSHMEVLKKVMQTLRHKELFADATLICGEKQFAVHQFVLSTCSLYLENLFKSIPGEHPVLMLPDTPPKAMEKLLDFMYLGQADLTQDDFDQLLDLAEELRIIGLIQTNYDAENQRWSLSLDKDGRKDKVNASKDKGGATFDGTSKITSKKVSQDPSKGAMKKYTKAKTKESKKIKDKGENIVKKSIEIEDNTKDDQVTSCLLSCSECPFRALSASVMTQHKYKHSLGKPYKCPYCHVRHSVEELHIAHQKRIHPKSEVVVNKCINAGLGESEGSINSSSWTSECVSLSSCPSSIQQTCKNYKVAPSETPLTSACTEANDSNIAKVIPENYMSAVQTELTLQSLRQTKSKPLILPSPDCRILSALLQSPSRTQKTGKRHRDCIPHEDENTKRHCLRQSSTSTTVNISETSSETTHQKSVIGLKRNLRPRKR; from the exons GAACTCTTTGCTGATGCCACATTAATATGTGGAGAGAAGCAGTTTGCAGTTCACCAGTTTGTCCTGAGTACATGTAGTCTGTACCTAGAGAACCTATTCAAGAGCATCCCTGGTGAGCACCCAGTGCTGATGCTGCCTGACACTCCACCCAAGGCCATGGAGAAACTTCTGGACTTCATGTACCTTGGGCAGGCAGATTTAACTCAAGATGACTTTGATCAGCTCCTAGACCTTGCTGAGGAACTTAGAATCATAGGACTGATACAGACCAACTATGATGCTGAGAACCAG AGATGGAGTCTTTCACTAGACAAAGATGGCAGAAAGGACAAAGTGAATGCTAGTAAAGACAAAGGAGGAGCCACTTTTGATGGCACATCTAAGATTACAAGCAAAAAG GTTTCTCAAGACCCCAGTAAAGGTGCCATGAAGAAGTATACAAAAGCAAAGACCAAAGAAtcaaagaaaattaaagataaaGGTGAAAATATTGTAAAGAAATCAATAGAGATTGAAGATAATACAAAAGATGACCAAGTAACAAGTTGTTTATTATCTTGCTCAGAGTGCCCATTCAGAGCACTTTCAGCATCAGTGATGACTCAACATAAATACAAACATTCTCTTGGAAAGCCATACAAATGCCCCTACTGCCATGTTCGACACTCAGTGGAAGAACTCCACATTGCACACCAGAAACGAATTCATCCCAAATCAGAGGTTGTCGTCAATAAGTGTATCAATGCGGGACTTGGAGAGTCTGAGGGAAGCATAAACTCATCTTCGTGGACATCAGAATGTGTTTCTCTTTCATCCTGCCCATCAAGTATCCAACAAACCTGCAAAAATTATAAAGTTGCCCCATCAGAGACACCACTAACAAGTGCTTGCACTGAAGCAAATGACTCTAATATTGCAAAAGTTATCCCTGAGAACTACATGTCTGCAGTACAAACAGAACTCACACTGCAATCCCTGAGACAGACAAAATCAAAACCACTCATTTTGCCATCACCAGATTGTCGTATTCTATCAGCCTTGTTACAATCACCAAGTAGAACTCAGAAAACTGGCAAAAGACACAGGGATTGCATTCCACATGAAGATGAAAATACTAAACGGCATTGCTTACGGCAGTCATCCACTTCTACAACAGTGAATATTTCTGAAACTAGTTCAGAAACTACTCACCAAAAAAGTGTCATTGGACTCAAAAGGAACCTCAGACCCAGGAAGAGATAG
- the LOC126998352 gene encoding zinc finger and BTB domain-containing protein 24-like isoform X2 yields MVDVWKQNEEDPPLDLRLMWTSHMEVLKKVMQTLRHKELFADATLICGEKQFAVHQFVLSTCSLYLENLFKSIPGEHPVLMLPDTPPKAMEKLLDFMYLGQADLTQDDFDQLLDLAEELRIIGLIQTNYDAENQRWSLSLDKDGRKDKVNASKDKGGATFDGTSKITSKKVSQDPSKGAMKKYTKAKTKESKKIKDKGENIVKKSIEIEDNTKDDQVTSCLLSCSECPFRALSASVMTQHKYKHSLGKPYKCPYCHVRHSVEELHIAHQKRIHPKSEVVVNKCINAGLGESEGSINSSSWTSECVSLSSCPSSIQQTCKNYKVAPSETPLTSACTEANDSNIAKVIPENYMSAVQTELTLQSLRQTKSKPLILPSPDCRILSALLQSPSRTQKTGKRHRDCIPHEDENTKRHCLRQSSTSTTVNISETSSETTHQKSVIGLKRNLRPRKR; encoded by the exons GAACTCTTTGCTGATGCCACATTAATATGTGGAGAGAAGCAGTTTGCAGTTCACCAGTTTGTCCTGAGTACATGTAGTCTGTACCTAGAGAACCTATTCAAGAGCATCCCTGGTGAGCACCCAGTGCTGATGCTGCCTGACACTCCACCCAAGGCCATGGAGAAACTTCTGGACTTCATGTACCTTGGGCAGGCAGATTTAACTCAAGATGACTTTGATCAGCTCCTAGACCTTGCTGAGGAACTTAGAATCATAGGACTGATACAGACCAACTATGATGCTGAGAACCAG AGATGGAGTCTTTCACTAGACAAAGATGGCAGAAAGGACAAAGTGAATGCTAGTAAAGACAAAGGAGGAGCCACTTTTGATGGCACATCTAAGATTACAAGCAAAAAG GTTTCTCAAGACCCCAGTAAAGGTGCCATGAAGAAGTATACAAAAGCAAAGACCAAAGAAtcaaagaaaattaaagataaaGGTGAAAATATTGTAAAGAAATCAATAGAGATTGAAGATAATACAAAAGATGACCAAGTAACAAGTTGTTTATTATCTTGCTCAGAGTGCCCATTCAGAGCACTTTCAGCATCAGTGATGACTCAACATAAATACAAACATTCTCTTGGAAAGCCATACAAATGCCCCTACTGCCATGTTCGACACTCAGTGGAAGAACTCCACATTGCACACCAGAAACGAATTCATCCCAAATCAGAGGTTGTCGTCAATAAGTGTATCAATGCGGGACTTGGAGAGTCTGAGGGAAGCATAAACTCATCTTCGTGGACATCAGAATGTGTTTCTCTTTCATCCTGCCCATCAAGTATCCAACAAACCTGCAAAAATTATAAAGTTGCCCCATCAGAGACACCACTAACAAGTGCTTGCACTGAAGCAAATGACTCTAATATTGCAAAAGTTATCCCTGAGAACTACATGTCTGCAGTACAAACAGAACTCACACTGCAATCCCTGAGACAGACAAAATCAAAACCACTCATTTTGCCATCACCAGATTGTCGTATTCTATCAGCCTTGTTACAATCACCAAGTAGAACTCAGAAAACTGGCAAAAGACACAGGGATTGCATTCCACATGAAGATGAAAATACTAAACGGCATTGCTTACGGCAGTCATCCACTTCTACAACAGTGAATATTTCTGAAACTAGTTCAGAAACTACTCACCAAAAAAGTGTCATTGGACTCAAAAGGAACCTCAGACCCAGGAAGAGATAG